In Clostridium sporogenes, one genomic interval encodes:
- a CDS encoding 5-formyltetrahydrofolate cyclo-ligase produces the protein MNNKTILREKIINVRKSLTLEEKIKRDTIIKDKLHKNSSYKDSNFIFIYVSLRDEVNTHDIIKEGLKHGKRVCVPKVISTKEGMVAIEIKDFSELIECGHYKILEPKNFQNIVDPKEIDLAILPGLAFDIKGGRLGYGGGFYDRFIPKLKREVPKIALAYDFQILKEVPKDVHDILVEEIIIDF, from the coding sequence ATGAATAATAAAACTATTTTAAGAGAAAAAATTATAAATGTAAGAAAATCTTTAACTTTAGAAGAAAAAATAAAAAGAGACACAATAATAAAAGATAAGCTCCATAAAAATTCTTCATATAAAGATTCAAATTTCATATTTATATATGTAAGTTTAAGGGATGAAGTTAATACCCATGATATTATAAAAGAAGGTCTAAAGCATGGGAAAAGAGTATGTGTGCCTAAGGTTATATCTACAAAGGAAGGCATGGTAGCTATAGAAATAAAGGATTTTTCAGAACTTATAGAATGTGGACATTATAAAATATTAGAGCCTAAAAATTTTCAAAACATAGTAGATCCAAAAGAAATAGATTTAGCTATTTTGCCAGGTTTGGCCTTTGATATTAAAGGGGGAAGACTGGGTTATGGTGGAGGTTTTTATGACAGGTTTATTCCTAAACTAAAAAGAGAAGTCCCCAAAATAGCTTTAGCTTATGATTTTCAAATATTAAAAGAGGTTCCAAAGGATGTACATGATATATTAGTAGAAGAGATTATAATAGATTTTTAA
- a CDS encoding magnesium transporter CorA family protein has product MIIFDLLNNFEEIKGDFKVGRSYYWIVVHSQDLNVLKDKLNLKEENIKECENYTQGAQINFYKDYIFIILNLLQYDKAVETNEINIFLSKDYIITVYKEKLNLIEEILDDIKECKNCFLIKENPKPFILLYYIIDRIIIKNYEVIATLETKADKIEIDILEEPRHEHIDEIIYLRRQVYRIRKYITPLRYIGDSLISNDNGMIEKECVKYCITLNNKIEKLMVALETLVQDLSLVREAFESEISNKTNELMKVFTLIATIFLPASLITSIYGMNFDNLPPMQSPYGCLYVLGFTLIISLFLVYLFKRKKWL; this is encoded by the coding sequence ATGATAATTTTTGATTTGTTGAATAATTTTGAGGAAATTAAAGGAGATTTTAAGGTTGGAAGAAGCTATTATTGGATAGTGGTTCATTCACAGGATTTGAATGTGTTAAAGGATAAACTAAATTTAAAGGAAGAAAATATAAAAGAATGTGAGAATTATACTCAAGGAGCTCAAATAAATTTTTATAAGGATTATATATTTATTATTTTGAATTTGCTCCAATACGATAAAGCTGTGGAAACAAATGAAATTAATATATTTTTGAGTAAAGACTATATAATAACAGTTTATAAAGAAAAATTAAACTTAATAGAGGAAATACTAGATGATATTAAGGAATGCAAAAATTGTTTTCTGATTAAAGAAAATCCTAAACCCTTTATTTTATTATATTATATTATAGATAGAATAATAATTAAAAACTATGAAGTTATAGCTACTTTAGAAACCAAAGCAGACAAGATAGAAATAGATATATTAGAGGAACCAAGACATGAACATATAGATGAAATAATATATTTAAGAAGACAGGTTTATAGAATTAGAAAATATATAACCCCCTTAAGATATATAGGGGATAGTCTTATAAGTAATGACAATGGTATGATAGAAAAAGAATGTGTTAAATATTGTATAACTTTAAATAATAAAATAGAAAAATTAATGGTAGCATTAGAAACTTTGGTACAGGATCTTTCTTTAGTTAGAGAAGCTTTTGAGTCAGAAATATCAAATAAAACTAATGAACTAATGAAAGTTTTTACTTTAATTGCTACTATTTTTTTACCAGCTAGTTTAATTACTAGTATTTACGGAATGAATTTTGACAATCTCCCTCCTATGCAAAGTCCTTATGGATGCTTATATGTTTTAGGATTTACCCTTATTATATCTTTGTTTTTAGTTTATTTATTTAAAAGAAAAAAATGGTTATAA
- a CDS encoding aminopeptidase: protein MVIKQINVFIRKINYYILIYVKIYIEYYGREVKDLGDIFHLSNSMEKDLTKKYELAWDKYSKEDLTNVFDLSEKYKDFMSKCKTERECVKEFIVLAEKSGYKSLEEIIKNNEKLEPGDKVYANNMDKTLALFVVGKEPMEKGLKILGAHVDSPRLDLKQNPLYEDTDLALFETHYYGGIKKYQWVTLPLAIHGVIVKKDGTKINVVIGEEESDPVFGVSDLLIHLSGEQMEKKASKVVEGENLNVLIGSMPIEDKEAKDRVRRNILKLLNEKYEIEEEDFVSAELEVVPAGKARDYGFDRSMVMAYGQDDRICSYTSFEAMMKMDKVDKTCVTLLVDKEEIGSVGATGMQSKFFENTVAEIINLTSDNYSDLKLRRCLTNSKMLSSDVSAAFDPNYPSVMEKKNSAYFGKGIVFNKYTGSRGKSGSNDANPEYIAEIRAMMEQHNVSWQTSELGKVDQGGGGTIAYILAQYAMEVIDCGVALHNMHAPWEIASKADIYEAMRGYHAFLLEA, encoded by the coding sequence ATGGTTATAAAACAAATAAATGTATTTATAAGAAAAATAAACTATTATATATTAATTTATGTTAAAATATATATAGAATATTATGGAAGAGAGGTGAAAGACTTAGGTGATATTTTTCACTTAAGCAATAGTATGGAAAAGGATTTAACTAAAAAGTATGAATTAGCTTGGGATAAGTACTCTAAAGAAGATTTAACCAATGTTTTTGATTTATCCGAAAAATACAAAGATTTTATGTCAAAATGCAAAACAGAAAGAGAATGTGTAAAAGAGTTTATAGTTTTAGCAGAAAAAAGTGGATACAAAAGTTTAGAAGAAATAATAAAGAATAATGAAAAACTAGAACCAGGTGATAAGGTATATGCAAATAATATGGATAAAACTTTAGCTTTATTTGTTGTAGGTAAAGAGCCTATGGAGAAAGGACTTAAAATATTAGGAGCTCATGTGGATTCACCAAGATTAGATTTAAAACAAAATCCTTTATATGAGGATACAGATTTAGCTTTATTTGAAACTCATTATTATGGTGGAATAAAAAAATATCAGTGGGTTACTCTACCATTAGCTATACATGGTGTAATAGTAAAAAAAGATGGAACTAAGATTAATGTGGTAATAGGAGAGGAAGAATCAGATCCTGTATTTGGTGTATCTGATTTATTAATTCATTTATCAGGAGAGCAAATGGAGAAAAAGGCTTCTAAAGTGGTAGAAGGGGAAAATTTAAATGTACTAATAGGAAGTATGCCTATAGAAGATAAAGAAGCTAAAGATAGAGTAAGAAGAAATATATTAAAATTGTTAAATGAAAAATATGAAATAGAAGAAGAAGATTTTGTTTCAGCAGAATTAGAGGTAGTTCCAGCTGGAAAAGCAAGGGATTATGGTTTTGATAGAAGCATGGTAATGGCTTATGGCCAAGATGATAGAATTTGTTCTTATACTTCTTTCGAAGCTATGATGAAAATGGACAAAGTAGATAAAACTTGTGTTACATTACTTGTAGATAAAGAAGAAATAGGTAGCGTAGGGGCTACAGGTATGCAGTCTAAGTTTTTTGAAAATACAGTAGCGGAAATAATAAACTTAACATCAGATAATTACAGTGATCTAAAATTAAGAAGATGCCTTACAAATTCAAAGATGTTATCTTCTGACGTATCTGCAGCTTTTGATCCTAATTATCCATCTGTTATGGAAAAGAAAAATTCAGCTTATTTTGGAAAAGGTATAGTATTTAATAAATATACTGGATCTAGAGGAAAAAGTGGATCAAATGATGCAAATCCAGAATATATAGCTGAAATAAGAGCTATGATGGAACAACATAATGTATCATGGCAAACATCAGAATTGGGAAAAGTAGATCAAGGTGGTGGAGGTACTATAGCTTACATACTAGCTCAATACGCTATGGAAGTTATAGATTGTGGAGTTGCTCTTCATAATATGCATGCGCCTTGGGAAATAGCTAGTAAAGCAGATATTTATGAAGCTATGAGAGGTTACCATGCCTTTTTATTAGAAGCATAA